The stretch of DNA ACCGGCCGGAGGTCACCACCACGTCCGCTCCGCTGTCGGCGAGCAGCTGCGTCGTCCGATTCCGGGGGTACGCCGGATCGAGCGGCACGAAAGCCGCACCGGCCTTGAGGATCGCCAGGGCGGTCACCACGAACTCGGCGGAGCGCTCCAGCAGCACCGCGACCGGCCGGTCCGGCTCGACCCCGTGCTCGATCAGGTGCCGGGCGAGCCGGTTGGCCTGCTCGTTGAGCTCCCGGTAGGTCAGCCGGGCGGTGTCCCCGTCGAGCGCGACGGCGTGCGGCCGCTGGGCGGCCTGCCGCTCGACCAGGGTGTGGATGCACGCCTCAAGCACGGTGGCGGGCCTCTCCTTCGGCTTCTCGGCCAGCTCGCGGCGGCGGCGCAGCCGCGACGGCGCGGGGGCGGCGGGGCGGGGCGGTTCGGCCGGTGGGCGCTCCTCCACGATGGAGAGGTGACCGGCGAGCGCCGCGATGGTGGGGTGCTCGTAGAGCGCGATCATCGGGATCTCCCGGCCGAGCTCCTCCTGCAGGCGGGCGCGCAGCCGAGCCATGAGCAGCGAGTATCCGCCGAGGTCGAAGAAGTTGTCCGTGGTCGTCACCCGGCCGACGCCGAGCAGCTCCTGCCACAGCCCGATCAGCAGCCGCTCGGTGCCGGTCGCCGGGGCGGGCTCGGCGGCCCGTTGCCGGGACGCGGGTTCCAGCGCGGCGAGCGCCGCCCTGTCGACCTTGTGGTTGGCGGTGTGCGGGATGCTGTCGACCGGCACGAACGCGCTGGGTACGAGGTAGGCGGGCAGCCGCTCGGCGAGGAACGGCCGCAGCTGCGCACTGCCGACCGGTGCGGAGCCTCGGGGCACGACGTAGGCCACGAGGCGGCGTTCGCCGTCCGGGGCGGGCCGGACCGCCGCGACCGCGTCCGCGACACCAGGGTGTGCTCGCAGCGCGGCCTCCACCTCGGCGGGCTCGACCCGGTGGCCGCGGATGTTGAGCTGCTCGTCGCCCCGGTCGAGGAACTCCAGCCGCCCGTCGGGGCGCCAGCGGGCCCGGTCGCCGGTGCGGTAGAGCCGGGATCCCGGTTCGGTGGCGAACGGGTGCGGCACGAAGCGCTCCGCGGTCATCCCGGCCTGCCGCAGGTAGCCGCGCGCCAGTCCCGCGCCGCCGAGGTAGAGCTCACCGACGGTTCCGACGGGTACGGGTTGCAGCTCGGCGTCGAGCACGTGCGTCTGCACCCCGGCGATCGGCCGCCCGATGGGGATCGTCGGCCCGACACCGTCGACATCGTCCACTGTGGAGGTGATGGTCGCCTCGGTGACACCGTAGGCGTTGCGCAGCCCGACCGTGGTGTGCTCCCGCCACCGGGTGACGGTCTCGATGTCCACGGATTCGCTGCCGACCACCATCAGGCGCAGGTCGGGCAGGTGACCGGCCGGTCCGGCCTCCTGCCGGGCCCACTGGCGCCAGTAGCTGGCGGGCAGGTTGGCCACGGTCACCCGGCGATCGTCGAGCAGCCGCGTGAACGCGGCCGGGGCGAGCGACGGGTCGGCGAGCGGGACGACGCAGCCGGTGGCGAGCCACGTCGCGAAGATCTCCTCGGCGGCCACGTCGAAGCCGATGCCGGCGAACTGGAGGACCCGGTCGGTGCCGGTGAGCGCGTAGCGGGCCCGGATCGCGGCGGCGTGGTTGGCGAGCGCGCGATGGGTCACCCCGACCGGCTTCGGCAGCCCGGTGGAGCCGGAGGTGCTCAGGACGTAGGCGAGCTGGTCCGGATGCCCGAGCGACACCGGCGGCGTGTCGGGCAGCCCGCTGAGGTCGAGCTCCTCGACGAGGACCGGCTCGACGCCGGGAGGCAGTGATCGGGCGAGCTCCCGGGTGGTGAGGACCAGCCGGGCACCGGCCTGCTCGATCAGGGTGGCGAGCCGCCCGGGCGGGTGCGCCGGGTCCAGCGGCAGGTAGGCCGCGTCGGCCGTGAGCACCGCGAGCAGGCTGCCGAGCAGCCCCACGCCCCGGGGCAGGCACACGCCCACCACGTCGTCCGCCCCCGCCCCGAGGCGGCGCAGGTGGTGGGCGAGGCGGGCGGCGGTGCGGTGCAGTTCGGCGAAGGTGACCTGCTCCTTGCCGGTGTCGATGGCGGGCGCGGCCGGGCTGTCCGCGGCGGCCTGTGCCAGCAGCGCGGGCAGCATCGCCGGGGCGGCGGTGGCCGGTGGCGCCCCCCATTGCCGCGTCAGTTGCCGCAGCTCCGCCGGGTCGAGCAGCGGCAGCTGCCACAGCGGCGTGTCCGGTGCGGTGAGGAAGGCGTCGAGCAGGCGCAGGTAGCGCTCCGCCAGCAGCTCGATCGTGCCCGGCTCGAAGAGGTCCCGGCGATAGGTGAGCAGCCCGCGTTGCCCGGCCCGGCCGGCCTCGACGGTGAGGCTGAGGTCGAACTTGGTGTAGCGGGACACGGGGTCGACGACCTCGACGGCGAGGCCGGGGAAGGCGGTCGGGTCGGCCGCCACATACTCCACGGAGAAGACCGTCTGGATCAGCGGGCTGGTCGTCGCCGACCGCTCGGGCCGGACCGCCTCGACCAGCCGGTCGAAGGGCAGCTCCGGACGGGCGAGCGCCTCCAGTGTGGTGCGGCGGACCTGGTCGAGGCAGTCCGCGGCGGTGCAGGTCGCGGTGTTGGTGATCCGGATCGGCACGGTGTTGACGAAGAATCCGACGAGCCCTTCGAGTTCGGCGCGGTCCCGTCCGGCGACCGTGGTACCGATGAGCAGGTCGGACTGCCCGGTGAGGCGTTGCAGCAGCACGGCGTAGACGGCGAGGAGCACCACGAACGGCGTGGTGCGGCGGGTCCGCGCCAGCGCCAGCACCCGGCGCCAGGTCGGATCCGGCAGGGCGAAGGCGTGGGTGGCGCCGACGAGGTCGGCGACGGGCGGGGCGGGGTGGTCGGTGGGCAGGGGCAGCCGGTCCGGCGCCCCGGCGAGCTGGCCCCGCCACCAGTCCAGCTCCCGGTCGCCGAGCGCGCCGGTGAGCTGGCCGCGCTGCCAGACCGCGTAGTCGGCGTACTGGATGGGAAGGGGGTTGAGGGGTGGCTCTTCCGAGCGCAGCCGGGCGGCGTAGCAGGTGGCGAGTTCGCGGTGCAGGACCTCCAGGGACCAGGCGTCGCTGATGATGTGGTGCAGCACCAGGATCAGGACATGGTCCGATGTGGAGAGTCGGGCCAGGGTGACCCGCACCAGCGGCCCGCGGGCCAGGTCGAACGGTTCCTCGGTGCAGGCGGTGAGCAGCTCCGCCAGCGCCTCACGAGGCTGCGCCGACAGGTCGGCCACCGCCATCGGCAGCACGGCCTGCGCGGCGATGCGCTGCATCGGCTCCCCCGCCACGGCCGGGAAGGTGGTGCGCAGCACCTCGTGCCGCGCCACCAGGTCGTCCAGCGCCGCCCGCAGCGCGGGCACGTCGAGGTCGCCGCGCAGCCGCAGGCAGCTGGGCAGGGTGTAGACCGCCGAGTCGGGCATCAGCTGGTCCAGGAACCACAGCCGCTGCTGGGCGTAGGAGGTGGGCAGCGTGACGTTGCGGTCCCCGGTCATGGCTGCCCGCCCACGGTGGCGAGTTCCTCGTCCGGTGCCGACACGTCCCGGACCGACCGCAGCGCCGACAGGGTGGGCGGCGCGATCGCGACGAGCCCGACGGCGAAGGCGGCCCAGAGCACGGCCCGCGACCCGACCTGGCTCGCGGCCACGCCGCCGGCGACGGCGCCGAGCGGGATGATCCCCCACACCACGAACCGCATCGAGGAGTTCATCCGGCCCAGCAGCCGGTCCGGGGTGACGGTCTGGCGCAGGCTGATCTGCGCGATGTTGTAGACGACCGCCGAGACGCCGGCGGCGAACAGCCCGGCGGCGACGAGGAAAGCGCCGGCCCTGCCGTAGGCGAGCGGGAACAGCACCGAGGTGGTGGCGAAGACGGTCACCGACACCACGATCGTGGGCCCGTAGCCGAGGCGCGGAGCCAGCCGGCCGCTGAGCACCGCGCCCAGCAGCCCGCCGATGTTGCCCGCGATGACCACCGCGCCGATCCAGACCGGGGACAGCCCGAGGTCGCGGACGGCGAACACGAGTAGGACCGCCTGGTTCGCGCCGAGCGCGAGGTTGAGGGTCGCGGTGGTCAGGGCGATCGGCCGCAGCAGCGGGTGCGAGATGACGAAGCGCAGCCCTTCGCCGATCTCGGCGAGCAGCCGGTGGCCGCCCTCCGGGACGACCGGCGGCTGCTCGCGGCGCTTGACGGCGATCAGGAACAGCGCGGAGCCGAGGAAGCTCAGCGCGTCGGCCAGGACCGCGACCGGGG from Allocatelliglobosispora scoriae encodes:
- a CDS encoding non-ribosomal peptide synthetase: MTGDRNVTLPTSYAQQRLWFLDQLMPDSAVYTLPSCLRLRGDLDVPALRAALDDLVARHEVLRTTFPAVAGEPMQRIAAQAVLPMAVADLSAQPREALAELLTACTEEPFDLARGPLVRVTLARLSTSDHVLILVLHHIISDAWSLEVLHRELATCYAARLRSEEPPLNPLPIQYADYAVWQRGQLTGALGDRELDWWRGQLAGAPDRLPLPTDHPAPPVADLVGATHAFALPDPTWRRVLALARTRRTTPFVVLLAVYAVLLQRLTGQSDLLIGTTVAGRDRAELEGLVGFFVNTVPIRITNTATCTAADCLDQVRRTTLEALARPELPFDRLVEAVRPERSATTSPLIQTVFSVEYVAADPTAFPGLAVEVVDPVSRYTKFDLSLTVEAGRAGQRGLLTYRRDLFEPGTIELLAERYLRLLDAFLTAPDTPLWQLPLLDPAELRQLTRQWGAPPATAAPAMLPALLAQAAADSPAAPAIDTGKEQVTFAELHRTAARLAHHLRRLGAGADDVVGVCLPRGVGLLGSLLAVLTADAAYLPLDPAHPPGRLATLIEQAGARLVLTTRELARSLPPGVEPVLVEELDLSGLPDTPPVSLGHPDQLAYVLSTSGSTGLPKPVGVTHRALANHAAAIRARYALTGTDRVLQFAGIGFDVAAEEIFATWLATGCVVPLADPSLAPAAFTRLLDDRRVTVANLPASYWRQWARQEAGPAGHLPDLRLMVVGSESVDIETVTRWREHTTVGLRNAYGVTEATITSTVDDVDGVGPTIPIGRPIAGVQTHVLDAELQPVPVGTVGELYLGGAGLARGYLRQAGMTAERFVPHPFATEPGSRLYRTGDRARWRPDGRLEFLDRGDEQLNIRGHRVEPAEVEAALRAHPGVADAVAAVRPAPDGERRLVAYVVPRGSAPVGSAQLRPFLAERLPAYLVPSAFVPVDSIPHTANHKVDRAALAALEPASRQRAAEPAPATGTERLLIGLWQELLGVGRVTTTDNFFDLGGYSLLMARLRARLQEELGREIPMIALYEHPTIAALAGHLSIVEERPPAEPPRPAAPAPSRLRRRRELAEKPKERPATVLEACIHTLVERQAAQRPHAVALDGDTARLTYRELNEQANRLARHLIEHGVEPDRPVAVLLERSAEFVVTALAILKAGAAFVPLDPAYPRNRTTQLLADSGADVVVTSGRFRESIAGPATVVLLDEVSGDRPTGDLDLPVAPDNLAYVMYTSGSTGVPKGVMVPHRAVVRLVRDADYARLGPSETLALISSIAFDASTLEIWGALLTGGRLVVGPAHAPSPAELGHLIRVHGVTTMWLTAGQFHLMVDESLADLRGLRQLLAGGDVLDPARVRRAVQELPGCQVVNGYGPTEGTTFTTCHRVPDSPSPTDPVPIGRPINGTTVRILDDHLQLVPVGVPGQLYAGGAGLARGYRGDAALTASRFVPDPYADQPGARLYATGDRARYRPGGVVEFLGRLDQQVKIRGHRVEPGEIEDALRRHPLIRDVAVVAHGAGAGERRLVAYPVLADSYADSVTGLRDWLRERLPAHLVPDLWVPLDELPLTANGKVDRRALPEPTLGLTTTEPAVATPRQASIAAIWTEVLEVAAVGVHDDFFELGGHSLLAAKVVARLRRDHGVEVPLSIVFDHPTVAELCAAIWSES
- a CDS encoding MFS transporter, with translation MTVSTPDSLWRHADFRRLWAAESVSQLGTQVSLIALPLMAIIALHATPFQVGLLTAVEFLPFLLVGLPAGAWVDRMRRRPVLIAADLGRAAALLILPAAYLLDLLQLWMLFPVVFLVGVLTVFFDVAYGSYLPSLVDRDQLVDGNAKLELSRTGAQIVGPGLGAGLVQVLTAPVAVLADALSFLGSALFLIAVKRREQPPVVPEGGHRLLAEIGEGLRFVISHPLLRPIALTTATLNLALGANQAVLLVFAVRDLGLSPVWIGAVVIAGNIGGLLGAVLSGRLAPRLGYGPTIVVSVTVFATTSVLFPLAYGRAGAFLVAAGLFAAGVSAVVYNIAQISLRQTVTPDRLLGRMNSSMRFVVWGIIPLGAVAGGVAASQVGSRAVLWAAFAVGLVAIAPPTLSALRSVRDVSAPDEELATVGGQP